The sequence below is a genomic window from Thermodesulfobacteriota bacterium.
AGGAATTGATTTTGGATTATCAAAGAAATGTTTTACGGTTGGATGATCTTCGAGTTTTATCATTTTTTAATTATCCAACAAAACGAGTTACATATGACTTTTAAAGATTGGAATCCTAAAAGATTCCGCTACAGTTATATCCTTACATCGAATCGACGTCATAAACCTTTGCTATCACAATTCCCTCAGAAAGGGAAACTGGTATCCAAAAAAGTAATTCAAGCATTACAAGTGAAACCGGCTCTCCAAACATGTTCCATGGAGTGAAGAACTCAAAAAATAGATAGCTAAAAAGCCAGATTATGAGCCCAAAGCTAAGACCCTTCTTCCATCCCTCACCAGGTATCCCCTTCTTTATCACCGAAAAGACGAATGCGTGAATGACGGCGAGAGCAATAAAACCTAATGTTATAATTCCAGGGTGATTTACGGCTAGAGGAATAGGCTCAAGCTCTGTCCATACCTTAATTAGCTTAGGGCTTTGGTATTGGGGATCAACGAGTATTCCCCAGTACTCAAATCCAATGAGACGGAAGACCACAAGGATTGCCAAACTAGCTGCCAAGCCGCCAAGGATTCCGGCTGCGACTGCTCTCGTGGGGTCGATTCGATTCATGCTATTTCGTCCTGAAACTATTTACCACTAAGACACTAAGGCACAGAGAAACAATACACAAAAAATCCATTAACATGATTCTCTACTGGTATTTCATGAACTGCCACTACCCTCTTTTCTCTTATTCAGGGCATGGGAGTAGGAAAGTTCTATCCAGGGAACAAGTAGTTCTACAGCCCTTGGTGAAGTAGCTCTGCATTCAACCCAGCTCTTTGTGTTACGGAACGGGGAAAAGAAAGATTTCTTGATAGCTTCTGGGTAAACCTTGGTGGAAAGCTTTAGCACTACCGAAGTTGACTTCCCTAAATTTCTCACTCCAGCAAAGCATTTACACTGAGTAAAAAAGCTCTCATATCCAAACATCCGTTTTTTTTCAATTTCCGAAAATTCAGAAACCCTTCCCACAAGCTCCTCAAATATCTTTTTTTGATTTTTATACACTTTTTTCATGATCTTCCCTACTCCTTTTCCAATGATTCATGAAGCTTTGTTCCCAGAATTCTGTATCATGCATCATGAATCCTGCATCCTGCTCCTTTACTTGCGTTCGTACACCCTTCCCCTGTAAATCCCAATCAACGAAGAAAACGCTCTATTCGGCATTAACCTTACTATCAGGTCTCCAAGGCGTGGAGATATAGCATCGGCAAGTAGTAGTCTTTTAGGTTGACTAGGTACTATGACTCTAAGGTGTTTTTTATCCACCGCCCCTAGCACAGCCTCAGCAACAGATTCCGGTGTTATTGGCGTCATTCTCCTGAATGGAGGAGGCATATAGGCTGGATTAACATGATAGAGCATAGGGGTCTGGGTTAACGCCGGGTGTATAATCGAAACATCGATTCCACTCCCATGCAACTCTTGCCTTAATGAGTCGGTAAAGCCGGTAATCGCATGCATTGCCGACGAGTATCCACCAAAATGAGGAAATGCTTTTCTACCAACTACCGAAGACATGATTATGATGTGCCCTGATCCCTGTTTTTGCATTATCGGTAAAACCTCTTTAGTGCAATAAACTGTTCCAAAGAAGTCAACTTCCATCATCTTTTTCGCATTTTCAACAAAATCGTCCTCCTCGATACGACCTACAAAGGAACTGCCTGCATTGTTAAACAAAATATCAACTCTTCCGTATTCACCAATTACCTTCTCTATCATATTGCTGACCTCATCCTGCTTTGAGACATCCGCAGGAATAGCCAAAAGGTTTGAATTAAAGTCACGAATTTCATCCGCAACTCTTTTGAGTTTCTTCCCTGAGCGCGAAACCAGAACGGTTTTAGCTCCCTCCTTCGCAAATTCAATTGCAGTTGCCCTACCTATCCCGCTTGAAGCCCCAGTTATGATTGCGACTTTGTCTTTGAATCTTGATTTTTTCATTTCTCTACACCTCCAATATTTAAGTGTATATACACGGTTATCGTTAAAAATTTTTTCTTAATTATTTTGCGTTAGCAACACCACTTCTGATAAATCCTTTAAAATCGAGTCCAAGCGCTTTCGTCCCAACCCTTTGACAACATGCGCTTGAGCCTTTCTCCAAAGGGGAAGCGCATTCACTAAAGCTTCTTGACCCTTCCTCGTAATAGATATAATCCGTTTGCGTTGGTCACTTCCGGGGGAAACTTTGACTAACCCAAGTTTTTCAAGGGGTTTGAGATTACGAGTAAGAGTAGTGCGATCCATAACACCCTGTTCAGCTAGATTCGTCACAGTCATAGGTCCGAGCAGACTAGTGGCTATTAGTAAGGAAAACTGAGTAGCACGAATTCCTGTTGGCCTGAGTATTTCATCATAAAGATGAGTTACTGCACGTGCAGCCTTTCGGAGGTTAAAACAAGCACAATTAGGACATTCTGCCAACGCTAAAATATCCAGTCTATTATTAACCTTATTTACTTGGAATTTATTTGTCTTCATCTTTTCACCATCTAATTGGCAATAATAGGAGTATATACACCTATTATTTATTTGTCAAGCAGTTTTTTGTTTTTGTAAAAATATTATTTCCGAGACTCGAAAGTCTCTGCTATCGTTTCTTTTAAATGCTCAGAGTTTATTCCTAAAATTTCGCCCCCAATATTCATCGTTGCGAAGTTGCCTTCGAATAAGGTTTGTGATAATTTTTTCTAAACGCAATTTTCCTAAAACAATTGCTTAAAAGGAGAAACCATGAAGAGAATATTACTAGCCGTGATTTTCCTAATTTTGGGCTGTGCTGTAGGAAGCTATTCATCTAAAGAAGGAGAAGGTTTTGATATGAGCACCTGTAACAATATTCCCCTTGGCATTGAAGAATATGAGGCTATGGATCCTGAGTTGAAAGCACAGAAAATAAGCTGTGCCGATTTAGAAAGATGCTCGGCAATTGCTGGACAAGCCGCTCCCCCAGACGTTCCCTGTGAATAGCAAAAATCATCCATGGAGGGTTGAATCTTTCTCCAGTCATAGTTCAAATGGAAACAATCAGTATTCTAGGATGTGGTTGGTTGGGGCTGCCTCTCGGTGTTTATCTTGTTAAGAAAGGACACAAGGTTAAGGGCTCAACTACTGAACCTGACAAACTGAAGATTATTGAAGAAAATGATATTGAGCCATACCTGATAGTTCTAACTCCTGAAATTCACGGAGAACATTATAACAAATTCCTTAATTGTGACGTGCTAATAATTGATTTTCCTCCCGAAAGAAGAGATGACATAGTCGAGTACCACCAACAACAAATAAAATCTCTAATCTCAGCGATAAGAAACGGAACCGTTAAACATGTAATTTTCACAAGCTCTACTTCTGTCTATCCGGATGTCAATCGTGAAGTTTTTGAAGACCCTGAACCAAAGCCAACTAAATCATCTGGGAAAGCATTATTGAAAGTTGAAAATCTATTAAGAGGATGCCACAAGTTTGAAGCAACAATAATAAGGCTTGGAGGATTGATAGGTTATGATCGCATGCCGGGAAAATTCCTCGCTGGCAAAAAAGACCTCGCAAATGGTGATGCACATGTTAATTTGATTCATCGCGACGATTGTGTTGAGATTATATTTAAGATAATAAAAAACAACACTTGGGGAGAGACATTCAATGCCTGTGCCGATTGTCACCCGACGAGGAAGCAGTATTATATTGATCAGGCAAAGTTAATCGGATTAACACCACCAGCATTTAATGAAAACGAGTCATGCAATTATAAAATTGTTAGCAATAAGAAACTGAAAGAATTCTTGAACTACAAATTTAAATATCCTGACCCCTCGAAGATTGTTGAAAATTAATATTCAAAATGTAGCAGCGACCTTCCTTCGATCCTTCGACAGTTCGGCAAGCCTGTGCTGAGCTATGTCGAAGCGCTCACTGCTCAGGACTTCAGGACAGGTTAGGTCGCCAGTAAAAATGGAGGACTGAAGTCCTCCGCTACAACCCATTTATCAGCGGGACATGAATGTCCCGCGTATCCCGGTTAAATTTGCAATTTAGGACAGGCAAGGTTTTCGAACGTCGCTCATGATCTGTTGTTCAAGACACTAAATCTAACCTGGCTATTCTACCACGGATTTAAGTTCAAGCTTTTCACCGTCCCTCAAAACCTTAATTTTTAAGTTTGACCCGACATCTATTCTGGTCAGGTACCTGTGTATGTCATCCACGTTCTGTACTGAATTTTCATTAATTGAGACTATGATATCACCAGTGCGTATTCCTGCTCGGTATGCCGGTCCGCCACTGGCAACTTCATGTACCTCTACTCCAAATTCATTACCAATGTCATGTCTTCTTGCCTCAATTCTGTTTAATCTCCTGTTTAACCCCTTAACTCCTAGATATACCTTTTTAATTCTTCCCTCTTTTATTAGCAGGCCAGCGACCCAGCGAGCAGTATTAATTGGTATTGCAAAGCATATACCCTGTGCGGATTGAATTACAGCAGTGTTGATACCCACGACGTTCCCGTGACTATCGACCAGCGGTCCACCTGAGTTACCAGGATTCAAAGCAGCATCAGTCTGGATTACATTTTCAATCAGCCGACCAGACTGACTCCTCATAGACCTTCCAGTAGCGCTTACAACACCCGCCGTTACAGATGCCTGGAATCCATAGGGGTTGCCGATAGCAATCACCAGCTGTCCCACCTTTAATTTATCCGAGTCTCCAAGCTCGGCCGCCTTGATATTAAACGCAAGTATTCTCAAAACTGCTAAATCCGTATCACTATCTTCGCCGACCACATCAGCAGCATATGTTTTACCATCTGAGAGGGATACCTCCAACCCCTTAGAATTATGAACGACATGACTATTTGTAAGTATGTAGCCGTCTGGGGTTATGATCACGCCCGAACCACTACCGGTCATTTCAAACGGAACTACACCCCTTGGTGTACTAGCCCGTGCTTGATGGGTCACTTTAATGCTTACTACAGAAGGACTTAACTTCTCCACGACACTTACAACCGCCTGTGAGTAAGCATCTAATAGATGATCCGTTTCGTCAAATAGACCTTCAGCGGCCGAATTGCCATAATCTATTTCTCCGTATCCTTTTATATACTTCAAATTACCATTCATTTTTTTTCCCTAAATACTAAATTAAGCCTTTTTTCCGAAAATCCAACAGAATAGACTTACGAACGCTGGAGAATCAGTTGACGAAACTCTCGTTACATCAACTCTGATTGACCATCTACTGCTAATAATTTTATTTGAGAGCGCAGATAGGGAATCCGTGATTCGCTAAACTACGCTCCATAAAGAATGGCTCACATAGAGTATTTATGCACTCAGCCTCACTTTCAATGCACGACTGATGACTCCAACAAGTTGCTCCTTTGGAACAGCCCCTATCACCTCTTCTACTGGTTTACCAGCTTTGAACAACAGCAATGTTGGAATACTCCTTATGCCATGATAAGAAGCAGCCCCGGGGTTCTCGTCTACATTAAGCTTTCCAACCTTTAATTGCCCCTCAAATTCCTCCGCTATCTCCTCTATAACGGGACCCATCATCCTGCATGGCCCGCACCAATCAGCCCAAAAGTCTACAAGTACAGGAAGCTTAGCCTCGAATACCTCCTCCTCAAAATTACTATCAGTTAACTGTATTGTCCTGCTCATGACTGCAACCTCCTTGTACAAACTTTCCTATTATCACATATTATGATAAGGAGCCTGACAAAAGGATTCAAGGTCCAACTAATTTCACTGTTTAACATTAAGCTTTAATAAATTGCAACAATTTTAAATATTCAATCTTATTAAAGGAGACAACTCAAATACATCCATCTTAATATCACTCATAACAAAAAAATAGTACTGATCTCTTTAAGTTTCAATTAAAGGATTGTATATTATTCTATATGGAATCCCCAACGTTCGACACGGAAAGCCTCCTAAATCTAGACAACTTTTCTGGAATTATTCCCCTATTTCCACTCCCTAATATAGTCTTTTTCCCAAACTCTCTGCTTCCGCTACACGTATTCGAACCTAGATACAGACAACTGGTTGAAGACATTATAGATTCTGAGCGAATAATCGGCATGGTTCTGCTAAAACCCGGGTGGGAAAAAAACTACCATGATAAACCAGAGATATTCAGCGTAGGCTGTATGGGAAGAATTATAAATATAGAAGTTGGGAAAGACGGGAGATCCAACATTGTTCTATACGGATTAAAAAGGGTAAGGATAGCGGAAATATTACACGACGCACCATATAGACTTGCACGTGTCAACTTAATGGAAGACATTCACGGGACTAACCAAGAGGGGCATCACAGACGGATTGTCGAATTAATAACAAGATGGAATAGTATGTTAGGAAAAGAATACAAATCACATCGGATCAATCTCGATTCTAATCTCGCCCTCGGTACCCTCACAGATTGCATTACTCCTCAAATAGTCTCAAATGTCTTTCATATGCAAGAGTTTCTTGAAGAAGCAACTATCTTAAAAAGAGCGGATATGATTCTCGAGCAACTGGAAACAAAATTAGAGATAATCTCGATCACCTCAAAAAAGAGAAATTCCATATTGGAAAAACGACACCTGAACTAGTCAATTCGCTGTGTGATTCTAGTCGGCTTGCCGCAAGAAACAAATTAACGTTCTAATAAGAAGTCCAAAACCACTTTATCCACCTCTTCCTGCCTCTCTCGCCA
It includes:
- a CDS encoding SDR family oxidoreductase, which translates into the protein MKKSRFKDKVAIITGASSGIGRATAIEFAKEGAKTVLVSRSGKKLKRVADEIRDFNSNLLAIPADVSKQDEVSNMIEKVIGEYGRVDILFNNAGSSFVGRIEEDDFVENAKKMMEVDFFGTVYCTKEVLPIMQKQGSGHIIIMSSVVGRKAFPHFGGYSSAMHAITGFTDSLRQELHGSGIDVSIIHPALTQTPMLYHVNPAYMPPPFRRMTPITPESVAEAVLGAVDKKHLRVIVPSQPKRLLLADAISPRLGDLIVRLMPNRAFSSLIGIYRGRVYERK
- a CDS encoding MarR family winged helix-turn-helix transcriptional regulator; amino-acid sequence: MKTNKFQVNKVNNRLDILALAECPNCACFNLRKAARAVTHLYDEILRPTGIRATQFSLLIATSLLGPMTVTNLAEQGVMDRTTLTRNLKPLEKLGLVKVSPGSDQRKRIISITRKGQEALVNALPLWRKAQAHVVKGLGRKRLDSILKDLSEVVLLTQNN
- a CDS encoding SDR family oxidoreductase; translation: MNLSPVIVQMETISILGCGWLGLPLGVYLVKKGHKVKGSTTEPDKLKIIEENDIEPYLIVLTPEIHGEHYNKFLNCDVLIIDFPPERRDDIVEYHQQQIKSLISAIRNGTVKHVIFTSSTSVYPDVNREVFEDPEPKPTKSSGKALLKVENLLRGCHKFEATIIRLGGLIGYDRMPGKFLAGKKDLANGDAHVNLIHRDDCVEIIFKIIKNNTWGETFNACADCHPTRKQYYIDQAKLIGLTPPAFNENESCNYKIVSNKKLKEFLNYKFKYPDPSKIVEN
- a CDS encoding trypsin-like peptidase domain-containing protein yields the protein MNGNLKYIKGYGEIDYGNSAAEGLFDETDHLLDAYSQAVVSVVEKLSPSVVSIKVTHQARASTPRGVVPFEMTGSGSGVIITPDGYILTNSHVVHNSKGLEVSLSDGKTYAADVVGEDSDTDLAVLRILAFNIKAAELGDSDKLKVGQLVIAIGNPYGFQASVTAGVVSATGRSMRSQSGRLIENVIQTDAALNPGNSGGPLVDSHGNVVGINTAVIQSAQGICFAIPINTARWVAGLLIKEGRIKKVYLGVKGLNRRLNRIEARRHDIGNEFGVEVHEVASGGPAYRAGIRTGDIIVSINENSVQNVDDIHRYLTRIDVGSNLKIKVLRDGEKLELKSVVE
- the trxA gene encoding thioredoxin, with protein sequence MSRTIQLTDSNFEEEVFEAKLPVLVDFWADWCGPCRMMGPVIEEIAEEFEGQLKVGKLNVDENPGAASYHGIRSIPTLLLFKAGKPVEEVIGAVPKEQLVGVISRALKVRLSA
- a CDS encoding LON peptidase substrate-binding domain-containing protein, producing MESPTFDTESLLNLDNFSGIIPLFPLPNIVFFPNSLLPLHVFEPRYRQLVEDIIDSERIIGMVLLKPGWEKNYHDKPEIFSVGCMGRIINIEVGKDGRSNIVLYGLKRVRIAEILHDAPYRLARVNLMEDIHGTNQEGHHRRIVELITRWNSMLGKEYKSHRINLDSNLALGTLTDCITPQIVSNVFHMQEFLEEATILKRADMILEQLETKLEIISITSKKRNSILEKRHLN